The following proteins are encoded in a genomic region of Cataglyphis hispanica isolate Lineage 1 chromosome 9, ULB_Chis1_1.0, whole genome shotgun sequence:
- the LOC126851894 gene encoding histone-lysine N-methyltransferase SETMAR-like, which yields MVLQMEVNKEKIRYILQFFFDKGENASQAAEIVNGVYGADTVTANYVQFWFRRFRSGIFDVKDAPRTGRPVVENVDKITEIIEVDRHVSSRSIAQELKIDHKTVLNHLRKVGFKKKLDVWVPHQLTSKNIMDRISICEALAKRNEIDPFLKRMVTGDEKWVTYDNIVRKRSWSKRDEAAQTVAKPGLTARKVLLCIWWDWKGIIYYELLPYGQTLNSDLYCQQLDRLKLAIDQKRPELANRRGVVFHQDNARPHTSVVTRQKLWELGWEVLMHPPYSPDLAPSDYHLFLALQNFLSDKKLRSREDCENRLLEFFANKTKTSMREAL from the coding sequence ATGGTGTTACAAATGGAAGTcaacaaagagaaaattcggtacattttacagtttttctttgataaaggCGAAAATGCAAGCCAGGCGGCTGAAATTGTGAATGGTGTTTATGGTGCCGATACTGTAACAGCTAATTACGTGCAATTTTGGTTTCGTCGATTCCGTTCAGGCATTTTTGATGTTAAAGATGCACCTCGCACAGGCAGGCCCGTCGTCGAAAATGTCGATAAAATCACAGAAATAATCGAAGTTGACCGGCATGTTAGTAGTCGTAGCATCGCCCAGGAGCTAAAGATCGACCATAAAACAGTTTTAAACCATTTGCGCAAAGTTGGATTCAAAAAGAAGCTCGATGTTTGGGTGCCACACCAATTAACATCAAAAAACATTATGGATCGAATTTCCATCTGCGAAGCCTTGGCCAAACGGAATGAAATCGACCCATTTCTTAAACGTATGGTGACTGGGGATGAGAAATGGGTCACATACGACAATATTGTGCGAAAACGATCGTGGTCAAAGCGCGATGAAGCAGCTCAAACGGTGGCCAAACCAGGACTAACGGCCAGGAAAGTTCTACTGTGTATTTGGTGGGACTGGAAAGGAATCATTTATTATGAGTTGCTTCCGTATGGCCAAACACTAAATTCTGATCTCTACTGTCAACAACTGGACCGTTTGAAGCTAGCGATTGACCAGAAACGGCCAGAATTGGCCAACAGAAGAGGTGTTGTGTTCCATCAGGACAACGCCAGGCCACACACGTCTGTAGTGACTCGCCAGAAACTCTGGGAGCTTGGATGGGAAGTTTTAATGCATCCACCATATAGTCCGGACCTGGCACCAAGCGATTACCACCTTTTTCTCGCATTGCAAAACTTCCTGAGTGATAAGAAATTGAGATCAAGAGAAGATTGTGAAAATCGATTACTAGAGTTTTTCGCCAATAAAACCAAGACTTCTATGAGAGAGGCATTATGA